The following coding sequences are from one Anguilla rostrata isolate EN2019 chromosome 16, ASM1855537v3, whole genome shotgun sequence window:
- the ptpmt1 gene encoding phosphatidylglycerophosphatase and protein-tyrosine phosphatase 1 produces the protein MSGALARLLFYPTLAYNVVMEKVSSRRWFDRVDQTVILGALPFKSMTEELVQRENVRGVITMNEEYETKYFCNSAEEWKAAGVEQLRLSTVDLTGVPRMEDLHRGVEFALGVKERGASVYVHCKAGRSRSATVVAAYLIKLHCWSPEEACQTLRSIRPHVLVRKAQMELLRSYYQQVCNSQPT, from the exons ATGTCAGGAGCCCTTGCACGGCTGTTATTTTATCCTACCTTGGCGTACAATGTTGTTATGGAGAAAGTGTCGTCCAGACGGTGGTTTGACCGTGTGGACCAGACTGTCATTCTAGGTGCACTGCCTTTTAAATCAATGACCGAGGAG ttGGTGCAGAGAGAAAATGTGAGAGGAGTGATCACTATGAACGAGGAGTATGAAACCAAGTACTTCTGCAACTCTGCTGAG gagtggaAGGCTGCGGGGGTGGAGCAGCTGCGCCTCAGCACGGTGGACCTGACGGGAGTGCCCCGCATGGAGGACCTGCACCGGGGGGTGGAGTTTGCCCTGGGGGTGAAGGAGCGGGGCGCCAGCGTCTACGTCCACTGCAAAGCCGGCCGCTCCCGCAGCGCCACGGTGGTCGCGGCCTACCTCATCAAG ttacACTGCTGGAGTCCAGAGGAAGCGTGCCAGACGCTGAGGTCCATACGCCCGCATGTGCTGGTCCGCAAGGCACAGATGGAGTTGCTGCGCAGTTATTACCAACAGGTGTGCAACAGCCAGCCCACATAG